A single genomic interval of Cervus elaphus chromosome 26, mCerEla1.1, whole genome shotgun sequence harbors:
- the LOC122684160 gene encoding band 4.1-like protein 3, which yields MDFLSDISEEDPFGEADRITLDSLERLSTGEASEQGPCVPDLGPLEAPSEPARPAAPEQAPKEADHTDSECGSLFSFCRCFLPRFPSLLDEDGSLAFPSLPKVWVSFLPADARPYVPVASASFFPSLILIFGLLLSASQSVPFSLTLSLPLALSLCYLEARAAALTAPYDCDWSDKAEEEEALTGCPPSASNLCGQRRSTSP from the coding sequence ATGGACTTCCTCTCTGACATTTCAGAGGAAGACCCCTTTGGGGAGGCCGATCGCATCACTCTCGACAGCTTAGAGCGCCTTTCCACAGGCGAGGCGTCAGAGCAGGGGCCCTGTGTTCCTGACTTGGGTCCTCTTGAAGCCCCTTCTGAGCCTGCTCGCCCCGCTGCACCCGAGCAGGCTCCAAAAGAGGCCGACCACACGGATTCCGAGTGTGGGTCCTTGTTCAGTTTCTGCAGATGCTTTCTGCCTCGCTTCCCCTCGCTGCTCGATGAGGACGGGTCCCTGGCCTTCCCCAGCCTCCCCAAGGTCTGGGTCTCCTTCCTCCCCGCGGACGCCCGGCCCTACGTGCCCGTCGCCTCCGCCTCGTTCTTCCCCTCGCTCATCCTCATCTTCGGGCTCCTTCTCTCCGCTTCTCAGTCGGTGCCCTTTTCTCTCACCCTTTCCCTCCCTCTGGCGCTCTCCCTCTGCTATCTGGAGGCGAGAGCTGCCGCCCTGACCGCTCCTTATGACTGTGACTGGAGTGAcaaggcagaggaggaggaagcactTACGGGCTGTCCTCCATCAGCTTCAAACCTGTGCGGGCAACGGCGCTCCACTTCTCCTTAA